A region of Leclercia adecarboxylata DNA encodes the following proteins:
- a CDS encoding antitoxin, producing the protein MERKAKVIKKGRNQAVLLPDEFAFETESVYIRRDEEGNVVLAAEPAQEKSWDKFFRLLENLTVPDSFLSPEERNQSITKRDPLDGVQV; encoded by the coding sequence ATGGAACGCAAAGCAAAAGTGATCAAAAAGGGACGCAATCAGGCGGTGCTCCTGCCTGATGAATTCGCCTTTGAGACGGAGAGTGTGTACATCCGGCGGGATGAAGAGGGGAATGTTGTTTTGGCTGCAGAACCTGCTCAGGAAAAAAGCTGGGATAAGTTTTTCAGGTTGTTGGAAAACCTAACCGTACCCGATTCATTTTTGAGTCCAGAGGAGAGAAATCAGAGCATTACAAAGAGGGACCCTCTGGATGGAGTTCAGGTATGA
- a CDS encoding type II toxin-antitoxin system VapC family toxin produces MRHMLDTNIVSHLFRRHPGVVNRMANLAPADVCISSITEAELLYGADKKQSGELKKTIREFLSTITICDWDSDAAAIYGKLRADMEKRGKVMGDLDQLIAAHALSRGTTIVTNDQAFGMVQELTVEDWTTAA; encoded by the coding sequence ATGAGGCATATGCTGGATACGAATATTGTGAGCCATTTATTTAGAAGGCATCCCGGTGTCGTAAACAGAATGGCCAACCTGGCACCTGCAGACGTGTGTATTTCAAGCATCACAGAAGCGGAATTGCTGTATGGTGCAGATAAAAAACAAAGCGGTGAGTTAAAAAAGACTATAAGGGAATTTCTTAGCACTATCACCATCTGTGACTGGGACAGTGACGCCGCGGCAATATACGGCAAGCTACGTGCCGATATGGAAAAGCGCGGGAAAGTCATGGGCGATCTCGATCAGTTGATCGCAGCGCATGCGCTCAGTCGGGGAACGACGATTGTGACTAACGATCAGGCCTTTGGGATGGTGCAGGAACTGACAGTCGAAGACTGGACTACCGCAGCATGA
- the nlpA gene encoding lipoprotein NlpA, with product MKLRLGALLLAGLLLAGCDQSSSDAKHIKVGVINGAEQDVAEVAKKVAKEKFGLDVELVGFSGSLLPNDATNHGELDANVFQHRPFLAEDNKAHGYKLVAVGNTFVFPMAGYSRKIKSVSELKDGATIAIPNDPTNLGRALLLLQNEKLIALKPDVGLLPTALDITANPKNLKIMELEGAQLPRVLDDPKVDVAIISTTYLQQTGLSPVHDSVFIEDKNSPYVNIVVTREDNKDAENVKEFIQSYQSPEVAKAAETIFNGGAVPGWE from the coding sequence GTGAAACTTCGATTGGGTGCGCTTCTTCTCGCTGGCCTGCTGCTGGCGGGCTGTGACCAAAGCAGCAGCGATGCTAAACACATTAAAGTCGGCGTGATTAACGGCGCCGAGCAGGACGTGGCGGAAGTCGCCAAAAAAGTGGCGAAAGAGAAGTTCGGCCTCGACGTCGAGCTGGTGGGGTTTAGCGGCTCGCTGCTGCCAAACGACGCGACCAACCACGGCGAGCTGGATGCCAACGTGTTCCAGCATCGCCCATTCCTGGCGGAAGACAACAAAGCGCACGGCTACAAGCTGGTGGCCGTCGGTAATACCTTTGTCTTCCCGATGGCGGGCTATTCCCGCAAGATCAAATCGGTGTCTGAGCTCAAAGATGGCGCAACCATCGCCATCCCCAACGACCCCACCAACCTGGGCCGCGCGCTGTTGCTGCTGCAAAACGAAAAGCTGATCGCCCTGAAGCCGGACGTGGGTCTGCTGCCGACAGCGCTGGACATCACCGCTAACCCAAAAAACCTGAAAATCATGGAGCTGGAAGGGGCGCAACTGCCGCGCGTGCTGGACGATCCGAAAGTGGATGTGGCGATTATCAGCACCACCTATCTCCAGCAAACCGGGCTGTCGCCGGTGCATGACAGCGTCTTTATCGAAGATAAAAACTCGCCGTACGTGAACATCGTGGTGACGCGGGAAGACAATAAAGATGCGGAAAACGTGAAGGAGTTTATCCAGTCTTATCAGTCACCTGAGGTGGCGAAGGCCGCAGAGACCATCTTTAACGGCGGCGCTGTGCCGGGCTGGGAATAA
- a CDS encoding type II toxin-antitoxin system RelE/ParE family toxin — MEIFWTRKAQDDLERIYQFALQYSRQHANNVLDRLMEGTTNLGECPAMGVYQPRYAPREVRKMLFDEYEVHYEIQGTALYILDLWHRREDR; from the coding sequence ATGGAAATATTCTGGACACGGAAAGCTCAGGACGATCTTGAAAGGATTTACCAGTTTGCACTTCAGTACAGTCGTCAACACGCCAATAACGTACTCGACAGGCTTATGGAAGGAACAACGAACCTCGGAGAGTGCCCTGCTATGGGTGTTTATCAACCCCGCTATGCACCGCGTGAAGTCAGAAAAATGCTTTTTGATGAATATGAAGTGCATTATGAAATACAGGGCACTGCACTCTATATTCTCGACCTCTGGCATCGTCGGGAAGATCGCTAG
- a CDS encoding CopG family ribbon-helix-helix protein — MPSHAKQTISAQIPVELALAIEKLAQELDRSKSWIIKEALTFMLAERERRHNDILSGMADVDAGRVVSHSEILDFAARLKKE, encoded by the coding sequence ATGCCTTCGCATGCTAAACAGACCATCAGCGCCCAAATTCCTGTAGAGCTGGCGCTGGCTATCGAAAAGCTGGCTCAGGAGCTGGATCGCTCAAAAAGCTGGATCATCAAAGAGGCGCTGACGTTTATGCTCGCTGAACGGGAACGCCGCCATAACGATATTCTGTCCGGAATGGCCGATGTCGATGCCGGGCGGGTAGTCAGCCACTCAGAAATTCTGGATTTTGCGGCACGCCTGAAAAAAGAGTAA